A stretch of Myroides oncorhynchi DNA encodes these proteins:
- a CDS encoding Crp/Fnr family transcriptional regulator, whose product MTRKSFSTLSNVINHDLWQSLCSLIHQKTLENKDMLIKQGEIADKIVWIKHGILRSYFLLENGEERTYCITFDGSMMTAMTSFISGQSSKENIQSIGKTELYILYKKDVDMLCKDSIVWTIFFKKLLEEQFIELEEKLFDIQRLQAKERYLKLLHHHPEYIQHIPGIYLASFLNISPRHLSRIRKEVVL is encoded by the coding sequence ATGACAAGGAAGTCGTTTAGTACACTATCTAATGTGATCAATCATGATTTATGGCAGTCTTTGTGCTCGTTAATACATCAAAAGACTTTAGAAAATAAAGACATGTTAATTAAACAGGGAGAAATTGCTGATAAAATAGTATGGATAAAGCATGGGATTTTACGTTCTTATTTTTTATTGGAGAATGGTGAAGAACGTACTTACTGTATCACTTTTGATGGGAGTATGATGACTGCAATGACTTCATTTATCTCAGGGCAATCTTCTAAAGAAAATATTCAATCTATTGGCAAAACAGAGTTGTATATACTCTATAAGAAGGATGTCGACATGTTATGTAAGGATAGTATTGTATGGACTATTTTTTTTAAAAAGTTGTTAGAAGAGCAGTTTATTGAACTTGAAGAAAAACTTTTTGATATTCAACGTTTGCAAGCTAAAGAGAGATACTTAAAATTATTACATCATCATCCAGAGTATATCCAACATATACCTGGTATTTATTTAGCTTCTTTTTTAAACATAAGCCCAAGACACCTTAGTAGAATACGCAAGGAAGTTGTTTTATAG
- a CDS encoding alpha/beta hydrolase produces MNIDKQLLKVLQSSAWTKIPYELLLETSPEQIRIEENNLMKQEGALETPDAIQVFNKEIQSTDKKSLISLRIYKPKQIVNNLPMILFFHGGAFIFGSGDQYDFQMYPLVQETNVIIVSVDYRLAPKYPFPAALEDSVNALQYIYENAEAFGGNRNNISVMGSSAGGTIALSLLHLNRDHDNIPITSGFFLYPPTCDELNTSSMQVYANAPMQSKKSARYMWKYYLSGNSTKWMEYAVPNKMCNYKGLPPMVFVLAEYDPLIDEAKEYIKAIIANNGNVKVKQVQGAVHTFDFFECRLTDDFTKYKVEYFKKLHSL; encoded by the coding sequence ATGAACATTGATAAGCAACTACTAAAAGTATTGCAATCTAGTGCTTGGACTAAAATTCCTTATGAGTTACTCCTAGAGACTAGTCCTGAACAAATACGCATAGAAGAAAATAACTTAATGAAACAGGAAGGGGCATTAGAAACGCCTGATGCAATTCAAGTGTTTAATAAAGAGATTCAGAGCACAGATAAGAAGAGCTTAATCTCTTTGAGAATATACAAGCCTAAGCAAATAGTCAATAATCTTCCTATGATTTTATTCTTTCATGGCGGCGCTTTTATTTTCGGTTCTGGTGATCAATATGACTTTCAGATGTATCCATTAGTACAAGAGACTAATGTTATCATTGTATCGGTAGATTATAGATTAGCTCCCAAATATCCTTTTCCTGCAGCATTAGAGGATAGTGTAAATGCATTACAGTATATATATGAAAATGCAGAAGCTTTTGGTGGGAATAGAAATAATATTAGTGTAATGGGTAGTAGCGCTGGAGGAACTATAGCACTATCATTACTTCACTTAAATAGAGATCATGATAATATTCCTATAACCAGTGGTTTTTTCTTATATCCACCTACATGTGATGAATTAAATACCTCTTCTATGCAAGTTTATGCAAACGCACCTATGCAATCTAAGAAAAGTGCTCGTTATATGTGGAAGTATTACTTATCTGGAAATAGTACTAAATGGATGGAATACGCAGTTCCTAATAAAATGTGTAATTATAAAGGATTACCACCAATGGTTTTTGTGTTAGCAGAATATGATCCTTTAATTGATGAGGCAAAAGAATATATAAAGGCTATAATAGCAAATAATGGGAATGTGAAAGTAAAGCAAGTGCAAGGGGCAGTACATACATTTGATTTTTTTGAATGTAGATTAACTGATGATTTTACAAAGTATAAAGTAGAGTATTTTAAGAAATTACATTCCTTGTAA
- a CDS encoding Crp/Fnr family transcriptional regulator — MDNFKKHFKKHLEKFLGKLPTTEVEIIVSYFEQLTVKKKECIQESGMLCDKMFFVLRGCLRSYYVKTNGGEQTIDFAIENWWITDNKAFEEGTISSFSIQAIEATDILMITTRQFVLLLEESPIMEKYFRCVFQRAYAAAQYRLKYLYEFSREELYFHFEESYPEFVQRIPQYLMASYLGFSPEYLSEIKKKKFS; from the coding sequence ATGGATAACTTCAAAAAACACTTCAAAAAACACTTAGAAAAATTCCTAGGAAAACTACCAACTACTGAGGTAGAGATTATTGTTTCATATTTTGAACAACTTACAGTTAAGAAAAAAGAATGCATTCAGGAGTCGGGTATGCTATGTGATAAGATGTTCTTTGTTTTACGAGGATGTCTTAGAAGTTATTATGTAAAGACTAATGGGGGGGAACAAACAATAGACTTTGCAATAGAGAATTGGTGGATTACGGATAATAAAGCATTTGAAGAAGGAACTATAAGTAGCTTTTCTATTCAAGCAATTGAGGCCACAGATATCTTAATGATAACAACGAGACAGTTTGTTTTATTGTTAGAGGAATCCCCTATAATGGAGAAGTATTTTAGATGTGTATTTCAGCGAGCGTATGCAGCAGCTCAATATAGACTCAAGTATTTATATGAATTTAGTAGAGAAGAGTTATATTTTCATTTCGAAGAATCTTACCCTGAATTTGTACAGCGCATACCTCAGTATTTAATGGCATCTTATTTAGGTTTTAGCCCAGAGTATTTAAGTGAAATTAAGAAGAAAAAGTTTTCTTAA
- a CDS encoding carboxymuconolactone decarboxylase family protein, whose product MRKAIYKTDPKAYDGMFMLEKYLSESKLTPIHKELIKIRTSQLNGCGYCLDIHTQDALKLGESSRRLLVLAAWKETELFSEEERVILDMTEALVFVHLGGISDELYSKAIQLFDEVYLAQLIMCMVTINAWNRIGVATHLKAK is encoded by the coding sequence ATGAGAAAAGCAATTTATAAAACAGATCCAAAGGCTTATGATGGAATGTTTATGTTAGAAAAATATCTTAGTGAGTCAAAATTAACACCTATACATAAAGAACTTATAAAAATAAGGACTTCTCAGTTAAATGGTTGTGGATATTGTTTAGATATACATACACAAGATGCGTTAAAGCTAGGGGAATCTAGTAGAAGACTTTTGGTATTGGCTGCATGGAAAGAAACAGAGTTATTTAGTGAAGAAGAGCGAGTAATTCTAGATATGACAGAAGCACTTGTTTTTGTTCATCTTGGAGGGATTAGTGATGAGTTATATAGCAAAGCAATTCAGCTGTTTGACGAAGTTTATTTAGCTCAATTAATAATGTGTATGGTCACAATAAATGCTTGGAATAGGATAGGAGTAGCTACTCATCTTAAAGCAAAGTAA